The following proteins come from a genomic window of Takifugu rubripes chromosome 11, fTakRub1.2, whole genome shotgun sequence:
- the numbl gene encoding numb-like protein isoform X2 — translation MGTVDLHVRSSVPMGALGRLGQRVEPGEAAHTREHVTPEMNKLRQSLRRKKPTYVPEASRPHQWQADEEAVRKGKCNFPVRYLGLVEVEESRGMHVCEDAVKKLKVSGKKTVKAVLWVSADGLRVVDDKTKDLIVDQTIEKVSFCAPDRNYDKAFSYICRDGTTRRWMCHCFMALKDSGERLSHAVGCAFAACLERKQRREKECGVTASFDASRTSFVREGSFRGNSTCSQQGGSSERDEILPNKKKDPPSAIPALPPGTASPPEGAASPMERPEPGGPHAIPRRHAPIEQLVRQGSFRGFPALSQKNSPFKRQLSLRLNDLPSTLQRKTADFQAKNADMDMGLPGDGDGSINALCCQINASFTKPSDELFSNASLSVNGPPACTVPPILPRPPAPMQATSSWVQSDSPLHSPPPVSAAMQMQSGHRRTPSEAERWLEEVSKAVKAQQTPPSGPAIPTIPGPPSMTSQLVTSQSTSVSSVPLPVGASKPLVPSPAPLPIPPMPISSVPLIPGPPVSGPPISLPSMSIPTMTGPSMSRAPMIQASLPPGSLPSSMQPFPLAFEPTPAPVGMFSGPPVQPAFVPMQAYMPGLASSMTYPNASVPVVGITPSQMVANAFCTATGSSGTAGGMGSSGVGAKVGPLGAVGQHQVQSGPGGNSGGFSSPPFLSTPPLSAGINGLPPNSGILMDLQNGTSITGANSGGGAWPPEGSQLTAMVACESQEDDRFEAKWAALEVKSAPQQPGSNTVTTTANPFSNTLQKTFEIEL, via the exons ATGGGAACGGTGGATTTGCATGTCCGGTCGTCTGTGCCAATGGGCGCGTTGGGAAGGCTGGGCCAGCGGGTGGAGCCGGGAGAAGCAGCCCA TACCAGGGAGCACGTGACCCCGGAGATGAATAAGCTTCGCCAGagcctgaggaggaagaagcccACCTACGTGCCGGAGGCCAGCAGACCACACCAGTGGCAGGCTGACGAGGAGGCCGTACGCAAGGGCAAATGCAACTTCCCCGTCCGA TACCTGGgcctggtggaggtggaggagtccAGAGGCATGCACGTGTGCGAGGACGCCGTGAAGAAGCTTAAAGTG AGCGGGAAAAAGACGGTGAAAGCGGTGTTGTGGGTTTCAGCGGATGGACTCCGGGTTGTGGACGACAAAACGAAG GACCTGATCGTGGACCAGACCATAGAGAAGGTGTCCTTCTGTGCCCCCGACCGTAACTATGACAAAGCCTTCTCCTACATCTGCCGGGACGGGACGACCAGACGGTGGATGTGCCACTGCTTCATGGCGCTGAAGGACTCG ggagaGAGGCTGAGCCATGCCGTTGGCTGTGCCTTCGCCGCCTGTCTGGAGAGGAAGCAGCGCAGGGAGAAGGAGTGCGGCGTGACGGCCTCGTTTGACGCCAGCCGCACCTCCTTCGTTCGTGAGGGCTCCTTCCGGGGCAACTCCACCTGCAGCCAGCAGGGCGGCAGCAGCGAGAGGGACGAGATCCTGCCCAACAAGAAGAAAG ACCCACCCtctgccatcccagccctcccaCCTGGCACCGCCTCCCCCCCAGAGGGGGCGGCATCCCCGATGGAGCGGCCAGAACCCGGCGGGCCTCACGCCATCCCCCGCCGGCACGCGCCCATCGAGCAACTGGTACGTCAGGGCTCGTTCCGGGGGTTTCCAGCCCTGAGCCAGAAGAACTCCCCCTTCAAGAGGCAGCTGTCGCTCCGTCTTAACGACCTGCCGTCGACGCTGCAGCGGAAAACTGCCGACTTCCAGGCCAAGAACGCCG ATATGGACATGGGGCTGCCTGGGGACGGAGATGGCAGCATCAACGCTCTGTGCTGCCAGATCAACGCCTCCTTCACGAAGCCATCAGATGAGCTCTTCTCCAACGCCTCTCTGTCTGTAAACGGCCCTCCGGCGTGCACAGTGCCGCCTATTCTGCCACGACCACCTGCTCCAATGCAAG CGACCTCTTCCTGGGTGCAGTCCGACTCTCcgctccactctcctcctccagtttctgctgcaATGCAGATGCAGAGCGGACACAGGCGCACACCCTCTGAGGCTGAGAGATGGCTGGAAGAGGTGTCCAAGGCTGTCAAGGCTCAGCAGACCCCACCCTCAGGCCCCGCCATCCCCACCATCCCAGGACCGCCCTCTATGACAAGTCAGCTTGTGACCAGTCAGTCTACCTCtgtgtcctctgtcccactgcccGTTGGTGCCTCCAAACCCCTCGTTCCCTCACCAGCCCCGTTGCCCATCCCACCCATGCCCATATcatctgttcctctgatccCTGGTCCTCCAGTGTCAGGCCCCCCTATCTCCCTACCTTCCATGTCCATACCTACAATGACTGGTCCAAGCATGTCCAGAGCTCCCATGATTCAAGCCTCCCTGCCTCCAGGTTCCCTTCCCAGTTCCATGCAGCCCTTCCCCTTGGCTTTTGAACCCACTCCAGCCCCTGTTGGAATGTTCTCCGGGCCGCCTGTCCAACCGGCGTTTGTTCCTATGCAGGCCTACATGCCGGGCCTGGCCAGCAGTATGACCTATCCAAACGCCAGCGTGCCTGTGGTCGGCATCACGCCGTCGCAAATGGTGGCTAATGCCTTCTGCACGGCGACAGGCTCGTcaggcacagctggaggaaTGGGCTCATCTGGGGTTGGTGCAAAAGTCGGGCCTCTCGGAGCAGTTGGGCAGCACCAAGTTCAGTCGGGACCTGGCGGGAACTCTGGGGGGTTTTCGTCGCCGCCGTTTCTTTCCACACCCCCTTTATCAGCAGGCATCAACGGCCTCCCACCAAACAGCGGCATCCTGATGGACCTCCAGAACGGGACCTCCATCACTGGTGCaaacagcggcggcggcgcgtgGCCCCCCGAGGGCAGCCAGCTGACCGCTATGGTGGCCTGCGAGTCCCAGGAAGATGATCGTTTCGAGGCAAAATGGGCGGCATTAGAGGTCAAATCAGCACCTCagcagcctggaagtaacacaGTAACCACGACGGCAAACCCGTTTTCCAACACCCTCCAAAAGACCTTTGAAATTGAGCTTTGA
- the numbl gene encoding numb-like protein isoform X3: MGSCGEMGEAIELSTREHVTPEMNKLRQSLRRKKPTYVPEASRPHQWQADEEAVRKGKCNFPVRYLGLVEVEESRGMHVCEDAVKKLKVSGKKTVKAVLWVSADGLRVVDDKTKDLIVDQTIEKVSFCAPDRNYDKAFSYICRDGTTRRWMCHCFMALKDSGERLSHAVGCAFAACLERKQRREKECGVTASFDASRTSFVREGSFRGNSTCSQQGGSSERDEILPNKKKDPPSAIPALPPGTASPPEGAASPMERPEPGGPHAIPRRHAPIEQLVRQGSFRGFPALSQKNSPFKRQLSLRLNDLPSTLQRKTADFQAKNADMDMGLPGDGDGSINALCCQINASFTKPSDELFSNASLSVNGPPACTVPPILPRPPAPMQATSSWVQSDSPLHSPPPVSAAMQMQSGHRRTPSEAERWLEEVSKAVKAQQTPPSGPAIPTIPGPPSMTSQLVTSQSTSVSSVPLPVGASKPLVPSPAPLPIPPMPISSVPLIPGPPVSGPPISLPSMSIPTMTGPSMSRAPMIQASLPPGSLPSSMQPFPLAFEPTPAPVGMFSGPPVQPAFVPMQAYMPGLASSMTYPNASVPVVGITPSQMVANAFCTATGSSGTAGGMGSSGVGAKVGPLGAVGQHQVQSGPGGNSGGFSSPPFLSTPPLSAGINGLPPNSGILMDLQNGTSITGANSGGGAWPPEGSQLTAMVACESQEDDRFEAKWAALEVKSAPQQPGSNTVTTTANPFSNTLQKTFEIEL; the protein is encoded by the exons ATGGGTTCCTGCGGTGAGATGGGGGAGGCCATCGAGCTCAG TACCAGGGAGCACGTGACCCCGGAGATGAATAAGCTTCGCCAGagcctgaggaggaagaagcccACCTACGTGCCGGAGGCCAGCAGACCACACCAGTGGCAGGCTGACGAGGAGGCCGTACGCAAGGGCAAATGCAACTTCCCCGTCCGA TACCTGGgcctggtggaggtggaggagtccAGAGGCATGCACGTGTGCGAGGACGCCGTGAAGAAGCTTAAAGTG AGCGGGAAAAAGACGGTGAAAGCGGTGTTGTGGGTTTCAGCGGATGGACTCCGGGTTGTGGACGACAAAACGAAG GACCTGATCGTGGACCAGACCATAGAGAAGGTGTCCTTCTGTGCCCCCGACCGTAACTATGACAAAGCCTTCTCCTACATCTGCCGGGACGGGACGACCAGACGGTGGATGTGCCACTGCTTCATGGCGCTGAAGGACTCG ggagaGAGGCTGAGCCATGCCGTTGGCTGTGCCTTCGCCGCCTGTCTGGAGAGGAAGCAGCGCAGGGAGAAGGAGTGCGGCGTGACGGCCTCGTTTGACGCCAGCCGCACCTCCTTCGTTCGTGAGGGCTCCTTCCGGGGCAACTCCACCTGCAGCCAGCAGGGCGGCAGCAGCGAGAGGGACGAGATCCTGCCCAACAAGAAGAAAG ACCCACCCtctgccatcccagccctcccaCCTGGCACCGCCTCCCCCCCAGAGGGGGCGGCATCCCCGATGGAGCGGCCAGAACCCGGCGGGCCTCACGCCATCCCCCGCCGGCACGCGCCCATCGAGCAACTGGTACGTCAGGGCTCGTTCCGGGGGTTTCCAGCCCTGAGCCAGAAGAACTCCCCCTTCAAGAGGCAGCTGTCGCTCCGTCTTAACGACCTGCCGTCGACGCTGCAGCGGAAAACTGCCGACTTCCAGGCCAAGAACGCCG ATATGGACATGGGGCTGCCTGGGGACGGAGATGGCAGCATCAACGCTCTGTGCTGCCAGATCAACGCCTCCTTCACGAAGCCATCAGATGAGCTCTTCTCCAACGCCTCTCTGTCTGTAAACGGCCCTCCGGCGTGCACAGTGCCGCCTATTCTGCCACGACCACCTGCTCCAATGCAAG CGACCTCTTCCTGGGTGCAGTCCGACTCTCcgctccactctcctcctccagtttctgctgcaATGCAGATGCAGAGCGGACACAGGCGCACACCCTCTGAGGCTGAGAGATGGCTGGAAGAGGTGTCCAAGGCTGTCAAGGCTCAGCAGACCCCACCCTCAGGCCCCGCCATCCCCACCATCCCAGGACCGCCCTCTATGACAAGTCAGCTTGTGACCAGTCAGTCTACCTCtgtgtcctctgtcccactgcccGTTGGTGCCTCCAAACCCCTCGTTCCCTCACCAGCCCCGTTGCCCATCCCACCCATGCCCATATcatctgttcctctgatccCTGGTCCTCCAGTGTCAGGCCCCCCTATCTCCCTACCTTCCATGTCCATACCTACAATGACTGGTCCAAGCATGTCCAGAGCTCCCATGATTCAAGCCTCCCTGCCTCCAGGTTCCCTTCCCAGTTCCATGCAGCCCTTCCCCTTGGCTTTTGAACCCACTCCAGCCCCTGTTGGAATGTTCTCCGGGCCGCCTGTCCAACCGGCGTTTGTTCCTATGCAGGCCTACATGCCGGGCCTGGCCAGCAGTATGACCTATCCAAACGCCAGCGTGCCTGTGGTCGGCATCACGCCGTCGCAAATGGTGGCTAATGCCTTCTGCACGGCGACAGGCTCGTcaggcacagctggaggaaTGGGCTCATCTGGGGTTGGTGCAAAAGTCGGGCCTCTCGGAGCAGTTGGGCAGCACCAAGTTCAGTCGGGACCTGGCGGGAACTCTGGGGGGTTTTCGTCGCCGCCGTTTCTTTCCACACCCCCTTTATCAGCAGGCATCAACGGCCTCCCACCAAACAGCGGCATCCTGATGGACCTCCAGAACGGGACCTCCATCACTGGTGCaaacagcggcggcggcgcgtgGCCCCCCGAGGGCAGCCAGCTGACCGCTATGGTGGCCTGCGAGTCCCAGGAAGATGATCGTTTCGAGGCAAAATGGGCGGCATTAGAGGTCAAATCAGCACCTCagcagcctggaagtaacacaGTAACCACGACGGCAAACCCGTTTTCCAACACCCTCCAAAAGACCTTTGAAATTGAGCTTTGA
- the numbl gene encoding numb-like protein isoform X1, with protein MRPSGSECRRFRDVGLFPPISVNAALMGSDVTGEDTYKTGPACCRAEMGACIQHMDHSLQMDVSYLHCNICVISHPAVIRMGNHGATRCTREHVTPEMNKLRQSLRRKKPTYVPEASRPHQWQADEEAVRKGKCNFPVRYLGLVEVEESRGMHVCEDAVKKLKVSGKKTVKAVLWVSADGLRVVDDKTKDLIVDQTIEKVSFCAPDRNYDKAFSYICRDGTTRRWMCHCFMALKDSGERLSHAVGCAFAACLERKQRREKECGVTASFDASRTSFVREGSFRGNSTCSQQGGSSERDEILPNKKKDPPSAIPALPPGTASPPEGAASPMERPEPGGPHAIPRRHAPIEQLVRQGSFRGFPALSQKNSPFKRQLSLRLNDLPSTLQRKTADFQAKNADMDMGLPGDGDGSINALCCQINASFTKPSDELFSNASLSVNGPPACTVPPILPRPPAPMQATSSWVQSDSPLHSPPPVSAAMQMQSGHRRTPSEAERWLEEVSKAVKAQQTPPSGPAIPTIPGPPSMTSQLVTSQSTSVSSVPLPVGASKPLVPSPAPLPIPPMPISSVPLIPGPPVSGPPISLPSMSIPTMTGPSMSRAPMIQASLPPGSLPSSMQPFPLAFEPTPAPVGMFSGPPVQPAFVPMQAYMPGLASSMTYPNASVPVVGITPSQMVANAFCTATGSSGTAGGMGSSGVGAKVGPLGAVGQHQVQSGPGGNSGGFSSPPFLSTPPLSAGINGLPPNSGILMDLQNGTSITGANSGGGAWPPEGSQLTAMVACESQEDDRFEAKWAALEVKSAPQQPGSNTVTTTANPFSNTLQKTFEIEL; from the exons ATGAGACCCAGCGGGTCTGAGTGCCGACGCTTCCGGGACGTCGGACTTTTCCCACCCATTAGCGTCAACGCAGCACTTATGGGAAGTGATGTGACCGGGGAGGACACGTATAAGACCGGACCTGCCTGTTGCAGAGCAGAGATGGGCGCTTGCATCCAGCATATGGACCACAGCTTACAGATGGACGTCTCATATCTTCACTGTAATATTTGTGTGATTTCACACCCTGCTGTAATCAGGATGGGAAACCATGGAGCCACCAGATG TACCAGGGAGCACGTGACCCCGGAGATGAATAAGCTTCGCCAGagcctgaggaggaagaagcccACCTACGTGCCGGAGGCCAGCAGACCACACCAGTGGCAGGCTGACGAGGAGGCCGTACGCAAGGGCAAATGCAACTTCCCCGTCCGA TACCTGGgcctggtggaggtggaggagtccAGAGGCATGCACGTGTGCGAGGACGCCGTGAAGAAGCTTAAAGTG AGCGGGAAAAAGACGGTGAAAGCGGTGTTGTGGGTTTCAGCGGATGGACTCCGGGTTGTGGACGACAAAACGAAG GACCTGATCGTGGACCAGACCATAGAGAAGGTGTCCTTCTGTGCCCCCGACCGTAACTATGACAAAGCCTTCTCCTACATCTGCCGGGACGGGACGACCAGACGGTGGATGTGCCACTGCTTCATGGCGCTGAAGGACTCG ggagaGAGGCTGAGCCATGCCGTTGGCTGTGCCTTCGCCGCCTGTCTGGAGAGGAAGCAGCGCAGGGAGAAGGAGTGCGGCGTGACGGCCTCGTTTGACGCCAGCCGCACCTCCTTCGTTCGTGAGGGCTCCTTCCGGGGCAACTCCACCTGCAGCCAGCAGGGCGGCAGCAGCGAGAGGGACGAGATCCTGCCCAACAAGAAGAAAG ACCCACCCtctgccatcccagccctcccaCCTGGCACCGCCTCCCCCCCAGAGGGGGCGGCATCCCCGATGGAGCGGCCAGAACCCGGCGGGCCTCACGCCATCCCCCGCCGGCACGCGCCCATCGAGCAACTGGTACGTCAGGGCTCGTTCCGGGGGTTTCCAGCCCTGAGCCAGAAGAACTCCCCCTTCAAGAGGCAGCTGTCGCTCCGTCTTAACGACCTGCCGTCGACGCTGCAGCGGAAAACTGCCGACTTCCAGGCCAAGAACGCCG ATATGGACATGGGGCTGCCTGGGGACGGAGATGGCAGCATCAACGCTCTGTGCTGCCAGATCAACGCCTCCTTCACGAAGCCATCAGATGAGCTCTTCTCCAACGCCTCTCTGTCTGTAAACGGCCCTCCGGCGTGCACAGTGCCGCCTATTCTGCCACGACCACCTGCTCCAATGCAAG CGACCTCTTCCTGGGTGCAGTCCGACTCTCcgctccactctcctcctccagtttctgctgcaATGCAGATGCAGAGCGGACACAGGCGCACACCCTCTGAGGCTGAGAGATGGCTGGAAGAGGTGTCCAAGGCTGTCAAGGCTCAGCAGACCCCACCCTCAGGCCCCGCCATCCCCACCATCCCAGGACCGCCCTCTATGACAAGTCAGCTTGTGACCAGTCAGTCTACCTCtgtgtcctctgtcccactgcccGTTGGTGCCTCCAAACCCCTCGTTCCCTCACCAGCCCCGTTGCCCATCCCACCCATGCCCATATcatctgttcctctgatccCTGGTCCTCCAGTGTCAGGCCCCCCTATCTCCCTACCTTCCATGTCCATACCTACAATGACTGGTCCAAGCATGTCCAGAGCTCCCATGATTCAAGCCTCCCTGCCTCCAGGTTCCCTTCCCAGTTCCATGCAGCCCTTCCCCTTGGCTTTTGAACCCACTCCAGCCCCTGTTGGAATGTTCTCCGGGCCGCCTGTCCAACCGGCGTTTGTTCCTATGCAGGCCTACATGCCGGGCCTGGCCAGCAGTATGACCTATCCAAACGCCAGCGTGCCTGTGGTCGGCATCACGCCGTCGCAAATGGTGGCTAATGCCTTCTGCACGGCGACAGGCTCGTcaggcacagctggaggaaTGGGCTCATCTGGGGTTGGTGCAAAAGTCGGGCCTCTCGGAGCAGTTGGGCAGCACCAAGTTCAGTCGGGACCTGGCGGGAACTCTGGGGGGTTTTCGTCGCCGCCGTTTCTTTCCACACCCCCTTTATCAGCAGGCATCAACGGCCTCCCACCAAACAGCGGCATCCTGATGGACCTCCAGAACGGGACCTCCATCACTGGTGCaaacagcggcggcggcgcgtgGCCCCCCGAGGGCAGCCAGCTGACCGCTATGGTGGCCTGCGAGTCCCAGGAAGATGATCGTTTCGAGGCAAAATGGGCGGCATTAGAGGTCAAATCAGCACCTCagcagcctggaagtaacacaGTAACCACGACGGCAAACCCGTTTTCCAACACCCTCCAAAAGACCTTTGAAATTGAGCTTTGA
- the numbl gene encoding numb-like protein isoform X4, whose translation MAVGSYTCTREHVTPEMNKLRQSLRRKKPTYVPEASRPHQWQADEEAVRKGKCNFPVRYLGLVEVEESRGMHVCEDAVKKLKVSGKKTVKAVLWVSADGLRVVDDKTKDLIVDQTIEKVSFCAPDRNYDKAFSYICRDGTTRRWMCHCFMALKDSGERLSHAVGCAFAACLERKQRREKECGVTASFDASRTSFVREGSFRGNSTCSQQGGSSERDEILPNKKKDPPSAIPALPPGTASPPEGAASPMERPEPGGPHAIPRRHAPIEQLVRQGSFRGFPALSQKNSPFKRQLSLRLNDLPSTLQRKTADFQAKNADMDMGLPGDGDGSINALCCQINASFTKPSDELFSNASLSVNGPPACTVPPILPRPPAPMQATSSWVQSDSPLHSPPPVSAAMQMQSGHRRTPSEAERWLEEVSKAVKAQQTPPSGPAIPTIPGPPSMTSQLVTSQSTSVSSVPLPVGASKPLVPSPAPLPIPPMPISSVPLIPGPPVSGPPISLPSMSIPTMTGPSMSRAPMIQASLPPGSLPSSMQPFPLAFEPTPAPVGMFSGPPVQPAFVPMQAYMPGLASSMTYPNASVPVVGITPSQMVANAFCTATGSSGTAGGMGSSGVGAKVGPLGAVGQHQVQSGPGGNSGGFSSPPFLSTPPLSAGINGLPPNSGILMDLQNGTSITGANSGGGAWPPEGSQLTAMVACESQEDDRFEAKWAALEVKSAPQQPGSNTVTTTANPFSNTLQKTFEIEL comes from the exons ATGGCAGTTGGAAGCTACACCTG TACCAGGGAGCACGTGACCCCGGAGATGAATAAGCTTCGCCAGagcctgaggaggaagaagcccACCTACGTGCCGGAGGCCAGCAGACCACACCAGTGGCAGGCTGACGAGGAGGCCGTACGCAAGGGCAAATGCAACTTCCCCGTCCGA TACCTGGgcctggtggaggtggaggagtccAGAGGCATGCACGTGTGCGAGGACGCCGTGAAGAAGCTTAAAGTG AGCGGGAAAAAGACGGTGAAAGCGGTGTTGTGGGTTTCAGCGGATGGACTCCGGGTTGTGGACGACAAAACGAAG GACCTGATCGTGGACCAGACCATAGAGAAGGTGTCCTTCTGTGCCCCCGACCGTAACTATGACAAAGCCTTCTCCTACATCTGCCGGGACGGGACGACCAGACGGTGGATGTGCCACTGCTTCATGGCGCTGAAGGACTCG ggagaGAGGCTGAGCCATGCCGTTGGCTGTGCCTTCGCCGCCTGTCTGGAGAGGAAGCAGCGCAGGGAGAAGGAGTGCGGCGTGACGGCCTCGTTTGACGCCAGCCGCACCTCCTTCGTTCGTGAGGGCTCCTTCCGGGGCAACTCCACCTGCAGCCAGCAGGGCGGCAGCAGCGAGAGGGACGAGATCCTGCCCAACAAGAAGAAAG ACCCACCCtctgccatcccagccctcccaCCTGGCACCGCCTCCCCCCCAGAGGGGGCGGCATCCCCGATGGAGCGGCCAGAACCCGGCGGGCCTCACGCCATCCCCCGCCGGCACGCGCCCATCGAGCAACTGGTACGTCAGGGCTCGTTCCGGGGGTTTCCAGCCCTGAGCCAGAAGAACTCCCCCTTCAAGAGGCAGCTGTCGCTCCGTCTTAACGACCTGCCGTCGACGCTGCAGCGGAAAACTGCCGACTTCCAGGCCAAGAACGCCG ATATGGACATGGGGCTGCCTGGGGACGGAGATGGCAGCATCAACGCTCTGTGCTGCCAGATCAACGCCTCCTTCACGAAGCCATCAGATGAGCTCTTCTCCAACGCCTCTCTGTCTGTAAACGGCCCTCCGGCGTGCACAGTGCCGCCTATTCTGCCACGACCACCTGCTCCAATGCAAG CGACCTCTTCCTGGGTGCAGTCCGACTCTCcgctccactctcctcctccagtttctgctgcaATGCAGATGCAGAGCGGACACAGGCGCACACCCTCTGAGGCTGAGAGATGGCTGGAAGAGGTGTCCAAGGCTGTCAAGGCTCAGCAGACCCCACCCTCAGGCCCCGCCATCCCCACCATCCCAGGACCGCCCTCTATGACAAGTCAGCTTGTGACCAGTCAGTCTACCTCtgtgtcctctgtcccactgcccGTTGGTGCCTCCAAACCCCTCGTTCCCTCACCAGCCCCGTTGCCCATCCCACCCATGCCCATATcatctgttcctctgatccCTGGTCCTCCAGTGTCAGGCCCCCCTATCTCCCTACCTTCCATGTCCATACCTACAATGACTGGTCCAAGCATGTCCAGAGCTCCCATGATTCAAGCCTCCCTGCCTCCAGGTTCCCTTCCCAGTTCCATGCAGCCCTTCCCCTTGGCTTTTGAACCCACTCCAGCCCCTGTTGGAATGTTCTCCGGGCCGCCTGTCCAACCGGCGTTTGTTCCTATGCAGGCCTACATGCCGGGCCTGGCCAGCAGTATGACCTATCCAAACGCCAGCGTGCCTGTGGTCGGCATCACGCCGTCGCAAATGGTGGCTAATGCCTTCTGCACGGCGACAGGCTCGTcaggcacagctggaggaaTGGGCTCATCTGGGGTTGGTGCAAAAGTCGGGCCTCTCGGAGCAGTTGGGCAGCACCAAGTTCAGTCGGGACCTGGCGGGAACTCTGGGGGGTTTTCGTCGCCGCCGTTTCTTTCCACACCCCCTTTATCAGCAGGCATCAACGGCCTCCCACCAAACAGCGGCATCCTGATGGACCTCCAGAACGGGACCTCCATCACTGGTGCaaacagcggcggcggcgcgtgGCCCCCCGAGGGCAGCCAGCTGACCGCTATGGTGGCCTGCGAGTCCCAGGAAGATGATCGTTTCGAGGCAAAATGGGCGGCATTAGAGGTCAAATCAGCACCTCagcagcctggaagtaacacaGTAACCACGACGGCAAACCCGTTTTCCAACACCCTCCAAAAGACCTTTGAAATTGAGCTTTGA